One Ahaetulla prasina isolate Xishuangbanna chromosome 10, ASM2864084v1, whole genome shotgun sequence genomic region harbors:
- the LOC131204453 gene encoding CYFIP-related Rac1 interactor A-like isoform X1: protein MGNLLKVLTYNEHDQGPNFFLDFEHAQPTEAETAVWNQVNAVLEEAQTILAELQSYTGAGQEIREAIQNPSDLQLQEKAWNAVCPLVAKLKRFYEFSLRLENALRSLLEALTSPPYAPTQHLEREQALAKQFAEILHFTLSFDELKMTNPAIQNDFSYYRRTISRNRINNLQLDVESEVNNEMANRMSLFYAEATPMLKTLSSATTKFVSENKTLPIEDTTDCLSTMACVCRVMLETPEYRSRFTNTETLLFCMRVMVGVIILYDHVHPVGAFAKTSKIDMKGCIKVLKEQPSNSTEGLLNALRYTTRHLNDDTTSKQIRALLQ from the exons ATGGGGAACCTTCTTAAAGTGTTGACTTATAATGAGCATGACCAAGGCCCTAATTTTTTCCTTGACTTTGAAC ATGCTCAGCCCACAGAAGCCGAGACGGCCGTCTGGAACCAAGTGAACGCTGTCCTGGAAGAGGCTCAGACCATCCTGGCAGAACTGCAGTCCTACACCGGTGCTGGTCAAGAGATCCGGGAG GCGATCCAGAACCCCAGTGACCTGCAACTTCAAGAAAAGGCCTGGAATGCTGTGTGTCCTCTTGTGGCGAAGCTGAAACGGTTTTACGAGTTTTCTCTCAGGCTTG AGAACGCCTTGCGGAGCTTGCTGGAGGCCCTGACCAGCCCCCCCTATGCCCCCACCCAGCACTTGGAGAGAGAGCAGGCCTTGGCCAAGCAGTTTGCAGAAATTCTGCACTTCACCCTCAGCTTCGATGAGCTCAAG ATGACCAATCCTGCCATTCAGAATGATTTTAGCTACTACAGAAGAACCATCAGCCGAAATCGAATCAACAATTTGCAG CTGGATGTGGAGAGCGAGGTCAACAATGAGATGGCCAACCGGATGTCCCTCTTTTACGCCGAGGCCACCCCGATGCTGAAAACTCTGAGCAGTGCCACCACCAAGTTTGTCTCGGAG aaCAAAACCCTCCCAATAGAAGACACGACTGACTGCCTGAGCACCATGGCCTGTGTCTGCCGAGTGATGCTGGAAACTCC GGAATATCGCAGCAGGTTCACTAACACGGAGACCCTCCTCTTCTGCATGCGGGTAATGGTGGGGGTCATCATCCTCTACGATCACGTCCACCCAGTGGGGGCATTTGCTAAGACCTCCAAAATAGAC ATGAAAGGATGCATCAAGGTTTTGAAGGAGCAGCCCTCCAACAGCACAGAAGGCCTTCTCAATGCTCTGAG GTACACCACCCGGCACCTCAATGATGACACCACTTCTAAGCAGATCCGGGCTTTGCTGCAATGA
- the LOC131204453 gene encoding CYFIP-related Rac1 interactor A-like isoform X2, producing MTNPAIQNDFSYYRRTISRNRINNLQLDVESEVNNEMANRMSLFYAEATPMLKTLSSATTKFVSENKTLPIEDTTDCLSTMACVCRVMLETPEYRSRFTNTETLLFCMRVMVGVIILYDHVHPVGAFAKTSKIDMKGCIKVLKEQPSNSTEGLLNALRYTTRHLNDDTTSKQIRALLQ from the exons ATGACCAATCCTGCCATTCAGAATGATTTTAGCTACTACAGAAGAACCATCAGCCGAAATCGAATCAACAATTTGCAG CTGGATGTGGAGAGCGAGGTCAACAATGAGATGGCCAACCGGATGTCCCTCTTTTACGCCGAGGCCACCCCGATGCTGAAAACTCTGAGCAGTGCCACCACCAAGTTTGTCTCGGAG aaCAAAACCCTCCCAATAGAAGACACGACTGACTGCCTGAGCACCATGGCCTGTGTCTGCCGAGTGATGCTGGAAACTCC GGAATATCGCAGCAGGTTCACTAACACGGAGACCCTCCTCTTCTGCATGCGGGTAATGGTGGGGGTCATCATCCTCTACGATCACGTCCACCCAGTGGGGGCATTTGCTAAGACCTCCAAAATAGAC ATGAAAGGATGCATCAAGGTTTTGAAGGAGCAGCCCTCCAACAGCACAGAAGGCCTTCTCAATGCTCTGAG GTACACCACCCGGCACCTCAATGATGACACCACTTCTAAGCAGATCCGGGCTTTGCTGCAATGA
- the LOC131204453 gene encoding CYFIP-related Rac1 interactor A-like isoform X3 has protein sequence MGNLIKVLGKDLENCPHFFLDFENAQPTEAETAVWNQVNAVLEEAQTILAELQSYTGAGQEIREAIQNPSDLQLQEKAWNAVCPLVAKLKRFYEFSLRLENALRSLLEALTSPPYAPTQHLEREQALAKQFAEILHFTLSFDELKMTNPAIQNDFSYYRRTISRNRINNLQLDVESEVNNEMANRMSLFYAEATPMLKTLSSATTKFVSENKTLPIEDTTDCLSTMACVCRVMLETPEYRSRFTNTETLLFCMRVMVGVIILYDHVHPVGAFAKTSKIDMKGCIKVLKEQPSNSTEGLLNALRYTTRHLNDDTTSKQIRALLQ, from the exons ATGGGCAACCTGATCAAAGTACTGGGCAAAGATTTAGAAAACTGTCCTCATTTCTTCCTGGATTTTGAAA ATGCTCAGCCCACAGAAGCCGAGACGGCCGTCTGGAACCAAGTGAACGCTGTCCTGGAAGAGGCTCAGACCATCCTGGCAGAACTGCAGTCCTACACCGGTGCTGGTCAAGAGATCCGGGAG GCGATCCAGAACCCCAGTGACCTGCAACTTCAAGAAAAGGCCTGGAATGCTGTGTGTCCTCTTGTGGCGAAGCTGAAACGGTTTTACGAGTTTTCTCTCAGGCTTG AGAACGCCTTGCGGAGCTTGCTGGAGGCCCTGACCAGCCCCCCCTATGCCCCCACCCAGCACTTGGAGAGAGAGCAGGCCTTGGCCAAGCAGTTTGCAGAAATTCTGCACTTCACCCTCAGCTTCGATGAGCTCAAG ATGACCAATCCTGCCATTCAGAATGATTTTAGCTACTACAGAAGAACCATCAGCCGAAATCGAATCAACAATTTGCAG CTGGATGTGGAGAGCGAGGTCAACAATGAGATGGCCAACCGGATGTCCCTCTTTTACGCCGAGGCCACCCCGATGCTGAAAACTCTGAGCAGTGCCACCACCAAGTTTGTCTCGGAG aaCAAAACCCTCCCAATAGAAGACACGACTGACTGCCTGAGCACCATGGCCTGTGTCTGCCGAGTGATGCTGGAAACTCC GGAATATCGCAGCAGGTTCACTAACACGGAGACCCTCCTCTTCTGCATGCGGGTAATGGTGGGGGTCATCATCCTCTACGATCACGTCCACCCAGTGGGGGCATTTGCTAAGACCTCCAAAATAGAC ATGAAAGGATGCATCAAGGTTTTGAAGGAGCAGCCCTCCAACAGCACAGAAGGCCTTCTCAATGCTCTGAG GTACACCACCCGGCACCTCAATGATGACACCACTTCTAAGCAGATCCGGGCTTTGCTGCAATGA